A genomic stretch from Campylobacter lari subsp. concheus includes:
- a CDS encoding Dps family protein — translation MSVTKQLLQLQADAHSLWIKFHNYHWNVKGLQFFSIHEYTEKAYEEMAELFDDCAERALQLGEKAIVCSKTLLENAKAPKAQKDCFTPVEVLELIREDYKYLLAEFKKLNEEAEKASDTTTAAFAQENIAKYEKVLWMLNSTIQNTCSM, via the coding sequence ATGTCAGTAACAAAACAATTATTGCAATTACAAGCGGATGCTCATAGTTTATGGATTAAATTTCATAATTATCACTGGAATGTAAAAGGTTTACAGTTCTTCTCAATTCATGAATATACAGAAAAAGCTTATGAAGAAATGGCAGAGCTTTTTGATGATTGCGCTGAGAGAGCTTTACAACTAGGAGAAAAAGCTATCGTTTGCTCAAAAACATTACTAGAAAATGCAAAAGCACCTAAGGCTCAAAAAGATTGTTTTACTCCAGTGGAAGTTTTAGAACTTATTAGAGAAGATTATAAATATCTTTTGGCTGAATTTAAAAAGCTAAATGAAGAAGCTGAAAAAGCAAGCGATACCACAACAGCAGCATTTGCTCAAGAAAATATTGCAAAATATGAAAAAGTTCTTTGGATGCTTAACTCAACTATCCAAAATACTTGTTCTATGTAA
- a CDS encoding 2,3,4,5-tetrahydropyridine-2-carboxylate N-succinyltransferase: MPIESKEEFLNLIKQIEQRINYKKPKAFAIARLDLSQVDPSKKLQANFGVINFEQNYAAAAVMFEAFFRRGVDVDFNESEFVATLIKEDLDFALECFAPFLQEQGHKNIEAIKAAKENFRENAFSFVCIFEDEAPKSLESVYLKLYLLSNKKVPLRSLNLTGAFGILPNVAWSDNKPIDLDFLRENEIDLKMSGRYPRIDYVDKFPRFLAHVIPEDNTRILESSKVRMGAVLAAGTTIMPGAAYVNFNAGTTGACMVEGRISSSAVVGEGSDVGGGASILGVLSGTSGNAISIGKACLLGANSVTGIPLGDNCIVDAGIAVLEGTKFALKNKEELQKINPDFKFDKDIYKGLELAGLNGLHFRQDSQSGVMIAAFNKKAVKLNEDLH, encoded by the coding sequence ATGCCAATAGAAAGTAAAGAAGAATTTTTAAATTTAATCAAGCAAATCGAACAAAGGATTAATTATAAAAAGCCTAAAGCTTTTGCTATAGCAAGGCTTGATCTAAGTCAAGTTGATCCTAGTAAAAAACTTCAAGCTAATTTTGGTGTGATTAATTTTGAGCAAAATTATGCTGCTGCAGCTGTTATGTTTGAAGCTTTTTTTAGAAGAGGGGTTGATGTTGATTTTAATGAAAGTGAGTTTGTGGCTACTTTGATTAAAGAAGATTTGGATTTTGCACTTGAATGCTTTGCGCCATTTTTGCAAGAGCAAGGTCATAAAAATATAGAAGCAATCAAAGCAGCAAAGGAAAATTTTAGAGAAAATGCTTTTTCTTTTGTTTGTATTTTTGAAGATGAAGCACCAAAAAGTTTAGAAAGTGTGTATTTAAAACTTTATTTGCTTTCCAATAAAAAAGTACCTTTGAGAAGTTTAAATTTAACAGGTGCTTTTGGGATTTTACCAAATGTTGCATGGAGCGATAATAAGCCTATTGATTTGGACTTTTTAAGAGAAAATGAGATTGATTTAAAAATGAGTGGAAGGTATCCAAGGATTGATTATGTAGATAAATTTCCAAGATTTTTAGCTCATGTTATTCCTGAGGATAATACTAGAATTTTAGAAAGTTCTAAAGTAAGAATGGGTGCGGTTTTAGCTGCAGGTACTACTATAATGCCGGGGGCTGCTTATGTGAATTTTAATGCAGGTACAACTGGAGCTTGTATGGTAGAAGGACGCATTAGTTCTTCAGCTGTTGTTGGCGAAGGTAGCGATGTAGGAGGCGGTGCTTCTATACTTGGTGTTTTAAGTGGTACAAGTGGTAATGCTATTAGCATCGGTAAAGCTTGTCTTTTGGGTGCAAATTCGGTTACGGGAATTCCTTTAGGGGATAATTGTATCGTTGATGCAGGCATTGCTGTTTTAGAAGGGACTAAATTTGCTTTAAAAAATAAAGAAGAACTTCAAAAAATCAATCCTGATTTTAAATTTGATAAAGATATATACAAAGGTTTAGAATTAGCAGGATTAAATGGCTTGCATTTTAGACAAGATTCTCAAAGTGGAGTGATGATAGCAGCTTTTAATAAAAAGGCTGTAAAACTTAATGAAGATTTACATTAA
- a CDS encoding Mbeg1-like protein, which translates to MFFDLQSFIALSQKTNLTSQEKLLLLKLRTHFEKNIDLLQKLYDYSLVAYCANVYLNQNLQKEGLQKHKAIIKALTNPFYKKEKIPVGGLNNAFLALKFVKNYEILEHINETYPQSKMGFRASFIYDKKRKNYILAFAGSDLNPLCFDFKDLYSDFLILLNKIPKGQIQSMQYFYNQLKQKYTIDKNLIIIGHSLGGYLAQTFARTFPSTVKEVYAFQAPGLNQNFQNHSYINFHINTTHNLNFKTYKWWNFNFVQKLYKKDSKEILLHTGSIKHHPSMCIYKLHELFKILNP; encoded by the coding sequence ATGTTTTTTGACTTGCAAAGCTTTATTGCTTTAAGTCAAAAAACAAATTTAACCTCTCAAGAAAAACTACTCTTATTAAAACTTCGTACTCATTTTGAAAAAAATATTGATTTATTGCAAAAATTATATGATTATAGTCTAGTAGCTTATTGTGCTAATGTATATTTAAACCAAAACTTACAAAAAGAAGGTTTGCAAAAACACAAAGCCATTATAAAAGCTTTAACTAATCCTTTTTATAAAAAAGAAAAAATCCCTGTAGGTGGTTTAAACAATGCATTTTTAGCTTTAAAATTTGTAAAAAATTATGAAATACTTGAACACATCAACGAAACATACCCTCAATCTAAAATGGGTTTTAGAGCTAGCTTTATTTATGATAAAAAAAGAAAAAACTATATTTTAGCCTTTGCAGGGAGTGATTTAAATCCTTTGTGTTTTGATTTTAAAGATCTTTATAGTGATTTTTTGATTTTACTTAACAAAATTCCAAAAGGCCAAATTCAATCCATGCAGTATTTTTACAATCAACTCAAGCAAAAATACACCATTGATAAAAATCTCATCATCATAGGACATTCTTTAGGAGGATATCTAGCTCAAACTTTTGCAAGAACCTTTCCTAGCACGGTAAAAGAAGTCTATGCCTTTCAAGCACCTGGTTTAAACCAAAACTTTCAAAATCATTCTTATATAAATTTTCATATAAACACCACCCATAATTTAAATTTCAAAACTTACAAATGGTGGAATTTTAATTTTGTGCAAAAGCTTTATAAAAAAGATAGCAAAGAGATTTTACTACATACAGGAAGCATTAAACATCACCCTAGTATGTGTATTTATAAACTACATGAATTATTTAAAATTCTTAACCCATAA